The DNA segment CAGCAGGTAGATGCCCGCCGCCGACGAGCGCAGCAGGTCCCAGAACGCCACCGCGCCGAAGATGATGATGGCGAAGGCGTACACCCGGAGCAGGATGAGCAGGGCGTTCGTGGCGACGCCGACCTGCCCCAGCGCGATGAGCGCGGCGAGGTAGACGATGGTGTACTTGACCACCTTCGGGATGACGCCGACCTCCGGGAGTTTGACCGAGCGCAGGCGCTCGCCGACCACGAGTTCGGCCTTGTCGGCCACCACGAAGCCGATGATGAACACCAGCACCGCGACGAACAGGTCGGGGATGAACCGGAGCACGCCCTCCCAGAACAGTCGCGCGTTCAGCAGGTCGGCGATGTTGAGCGCGATGAGGATGACGACGCCGTAGATGAACCACGAACTCAGGCGGGCGACCAACGAGACGGTGTCGGTGCCGAGGCTCTGGGCGGTGCGCTCGAAGGGCGTGCGCTCGACCGCCTCCGGCACCCCGGCGGCGACCAGCAGGCGCTTGTTGAGTCGGCCGATGACGT comes from the Halorussus vallis genome and includes:
- a CDS encoding mechanosensitive ion channel family protein; this translates as MQADWNVLLTEQFQFLLALLILLAGGLGGYVIGRLNKRLLVAAGVPEAVERTPFERTAQSLGTDTVSLVARLSSWFIYGVVILIALNIADLLNARLFWEGVLRFIPDLFVAVLVFIIGFVVADKAELVVGERLRSVKLPEVGVIPKVVKYTIVYLAALIALGQVGVATNALLILLRVYAFAIIIFGAVAFWDLLRSSAAGIYLLLNQPYGIGDRVRVGDDAGIVQEVDMFVTHVESDGEEHIIPNSRVFREGIVRIRD